One Brassica oleracea var. oleracea cultivar TO1000 chromosome C7, BOL, whole genome shotgun sequence genomic window carries:
- the LOC106304711 gene encoding alpha-glucosidase 2 — MVLKLHLLDFSFSDHSQTRKLLCTLFIAFIYSDPQMMMTGASHEIAPDEFHQIPRVITPFPAPKLSHLPMFQGDHKESLYWGTYRPQVYFGVRARTPQSLVAGLMWLGDEKDDDGKHVMRHFCENSQDLKSFGWREHNGVDFGRQELLDQDMILETSFVKSKEGSLGYGGDWSVRINRINKGLNDEVKRTVHLFFYLTDEGGNVLNLGKNVLDLKESSVLASGSRADVGNWQMHLKSEAHIDAHYCGFKTPDIVNLSDAVQKNLAVQENKSGRLQLSDTSEDSSSIYVFQISTTTQSTIDIAFVSGIRGESSHVEQRIMSLTGSPLSSLLEEKHIAFDAKFKECFHLSEKLDSETLMVGKAAIGNMLGGIGYFYGQSKIKAPKSTQAKSEDEFLLYWPAELYTAVPSRPVFPRGFLWDEGFHQLLVWRWDFRITLEILGNWLDLMNIDGWIPREQILGDEALSKIPKQYVVQIPSNGNPPTLLLVIRDLINGIRAEKFNKEERDEILSFLDLAFVRLDAWFQWFNTSQKGKEMGSYYWHGRDSLTNRELNPQSLSSGFDDYPRASHPTEDERHVDLRCWMYLAADCMNSIIEFLGGKGRPVTVDYSSTVKLLSDFNLLNQMHYDHDLGAYLDFGNHTEDVRLVWKEVTGEDGRVSRELVRETFGKPELRLVPHIGYVSFFPFMFRIIPPASSILEKQLDLISNKSIVWSDYGLLSLGKTSSLYMKYNTEHEAPYWRGAIWMNMNYMILSSLHHYSIVDGPYMDKARTIYEELRSNLIRNVVRNYDQTGYIWEHYDQTKGTGEGGRVFTGWSALILLIMSEEYPLF, encoded by the exons ATGGTGTTAAAACTCCACCTGCTAGACTTCTCTTTCTCAGATCATTCACAAACCAGAAAACTACTCTGCACACTGTTCATCGCTTTCATATACTCAGATCCTCAGATGATGATGACTGGAGCAAGCCATGAGATTGCACCTGATGAGTTTCATCAGATTCCTCGTGTTATCACTCCTTTTCCTGCTCCTAAACTCTCCCACTTACCTATG TTTCAAGGTGATCATAAAGAAAGCTTGTATTGGGGAACTTATCGTCCACAGGTCTATTTTGGAGTTCGTGCCAG AACTCCTCAGTCTCTTGTTGCTGGCTTGATGTGGCTCGGTGATGAGAAAGATGATGATGGGAAGCATGTGATGAGACATTTCTGTGAAAACTCTCAAGATCTCAAGTCATTTGGCTGGAGAGAACACAATGGGGTAGATTTTGGGAGGCAAGAGCTTCTTGATCAAGATATGATATTGGAGACAAGTTTTGTCAAGTCTAAAGAGGGAAGCCTTGGTTATGGAGGGGATTGGTCTGTTCGAATCAATCGTATAAACAAAGG GTTGAATGATGAAGTAAAGAGAACCGTACATCTCTTCTTCTATCTAACTGATGAAGGTGGCAATGTTCTAAATTTAGGAAAAAATGTATTGGATCTTAAAGAGAGTTCTGTCTTGGCTTCTGGTTCACGTGCAGACGTAGGAAACTGGCAGATGCACTTAAAATCAGAG GCTCATATTGATGCACATTATTGCGGTTTCAAGACGCCTGACATTGTCAATCTTTCTGATGCTGTTCAGAAAAATCTCGCTGTACAG GAAAACAAATCTGGAAGACTTCAGCTCTCTGACACATCAGAGGATTCTTCCAGCATTTATGTTTTTCAG ATTTCAACAACGACTCAGTCTACTATTGATATTGCCTTTGTCTCTGGGATAAGAGGAGAAAGTTCTCACGTGGAACAGCGTATAATGAGTCTTACAG GTTCACCACTCTCTAGTCTACTTGAAGAGAAACATATAGCTTTTGATGCAAAGTTCAAGGAATGCTTCCACCTTTCTGAAAAG CTTGATTCTGAAACTTTGATGGTTGGTAAAGCTGCAATTGGGAACATGCTTGGTGGAATTGGTTACTTCTATGGTCAATCCAAAATTAAGGCTCCCAAAAGTACTCAG GCTAAAAGTGAGGATGAGTTCCTGCTATATTGGCCAGCTGAACTGTACACAGCAGTTCCAAGCCGGCCAGTATTTCCTAGAGGATTTTTGTGGGACGAAGGTTTTCATCAGTTGTTGGTCTG GCGCTGGGATTTCCGAATAACCTTGGAGATCCTTGGAAACTGGTTAGACTTGATGAACATAGATGGATGGATACCGCGTGAGCAAATCTTGGGAGATGAAGCTCTGAG TAAGATTCCAAAGCAGTACGTTGTTCAGATCCCAAGTAATGGCAATCCACCTACACTACTTTTGGTGATACGCG ACCTGATAAATGGGATAAGGGCAGAGAAATTTAACAAGGAAGAAAGAGATGAAATCTTGTCATTCCTTGACCTTGCTTTTGTTCGGCTAGATGCATGGTTTCAATGGTTCAATACCTCCCAGAAAG GGAAGGAGATGGGAAGTTACTATTGGCATGGCAGAGACAGTTTAACAAATCGGGAACTAAACCCTCAG TCTCTTTCCTCGGGTTTTGATGATTATCCTCGAGCTTCACACCCAACTGAAGATGAGAGGCATGTAGACCTGAGGTGCTGGATGTATCTTGCAGCAGATTGCATGAACTCCATCATAGAGTTTCTTGGGGGAAAAGGCAGACCTGTTACG GTGGATTACAGCTCAACTGTCAAGCTGCTGTCAGATTTCAATCTCCTGAATCAG ATGCACTATGACCATGATCTTGGGGCTTACCTCGACTTTGGTAACCATACAGAAGAT GTTCGTTTAGTCTGGAAAGAGGTAACTGGAGAGGATGGTCGTGTATCTCGAGAGCTGGTAAGGGAGACATTTGGGAAGCCAGAGCTAAGATTGGTTCCTCACATTGGTTACGTCAGCTTCTTTCCCTTCATGTTTAGAATCATCCCACCT GCTTCTTCAATCCTCGAGAAACAACTGGATCTCATTTCAAACAAGAGCATTGTATGGAGTGACTATGGATTACTTTCACTTGGCAAAACTAG TTCTTTGTACATGAAGTATAACACAGAGCACGAAGCACCATATTGGAGAGGTGCAATATGGATGAACATGAACTACATGATTCTTTCTTCCCTCCACCATTATTCTATAG TTGATGGACCGTACATGGACAAGGCAAGAACCATTTACGAGGAACTAAGGAGCAACCTGATAAG GAACGTGGTTAGAAACTATGATCAGACTGGATATATCTGGGAACATTACGACCAAACAAAAGGAACTGGAGAAGGTGGACGTGTCTTCACCGGCTGGTCTGCTCTTATCCTCTTAATCATGTCCGAAGAGTACCCTCTATTTTAG
- the LOC106306123 gene encoding ATPase WRNIP1 translates to MEQLVSMGFSSDLAGEALTATGGDSIQKATDWILSHRPPHQTTTATSQPKLDRFLRPNSKTLTPVGDSNKRPKLSPPPSTHRHRHRHRQHQPLSERMRPRTLDDVVGQDHLLSPSSLLRSAVESNRLPSIIFWGPPGTGKTSIAKSLINSCKDPSQYRFVSLSAVTSGVKDVRDAVESAKKLNLEGKKRTVLFMDEVHRFNKSQQDSFLPVIEDGSILFIGATTENPSFHLITPLLSRCRVLTLNPLKPNHVETLLKRAADDDSGRGLSSNVEVDDSVIEFLANNCDGDARVALNALEISATMATARAGSGEGDVVGVAAVVALDDAKEALQSKHLAYDKAGDQHYNLISALHKSMRGGDANAAIYWLARMLEGGEEPLYIARRLIRFASEDVGLADPSALTQAVACYQASHFLGMPECNVILAQCAAYLALAPKSIAVYRAIETARKVVKDSVGHNEGVPLHLRNAPTKLMKELGYGKEYIYPPDDPSSAAAQTYLPSSLLHYKFLDWPEGASGDGQEQE, encoded by the coding sequence ATGGAGCAACTAGTAAGCATGGGTTTCTCCAGCGACTTAGCCGGCGAAGCTTTAACCGCCACCGGCGGAGACTCCATCCAAAAAGCCACCGACTGGATCCTCTCCCACCGTCCTCCCCACCAAACCACCACCGCCACGTCACAGCCCAAACTCGACCGCTTCCTCCGCCCCAATTCCAAAACCCTAACCCCCGTCGGCGATTCCAACAAACGCCCCAAGCTCTCACCACCACCCTCCACCCACCGCCACCGCCACCGCCACCGCCAACACCAGCCTCTATCTGAGCGTATGCGTCCTCGCACTCTCGACGACGTCGTAGGCCAAGACCACCTCCTCTCTCCCTCTTCCCTCCTCCGCTCCGCCGTCGAATCCAACCGTCTCCCTTCCATCATCTTCTGGGGCCCACCTGGCACCGGCAAAACCTCAATCGCCAAATCTCTCATCAACTCCTGCAAGGACCCTTCTCAGTACCGCTTCGTCTCCCTTTCCGCAGTTACTAGCGGCGTCAAGGACGTGAGAGACGCCGTTGAAAGTGCCAAGAAGCTTAACCTAGAAGGTAAGAAGAGGACTGTGTTGTTTATGGATGAAGTTCATCGCTTTAACAAGTCGCAGCAAGACTCCTTCCTGCCTGTTATTGAAGATGGTAGCATCCTCTTCATTGGCGCCACTACTGAGAACCCGTCTTTTCATTTGATCACTCCTTTGCTCTCTCGTTGTAGAGTTCTCACTCTCAATCCATTGAAACCTAATCATGTTGAGACTCTTCTTAAACGAGCTGCAGATGATGATTCCGGTAGAGGACTCTCTAGTAACGTTGAGGTTGATGATTCTGTTATTGAGTTCTTGGCTAATAACTGCGATGGTGATGCACGTGTCGCGTTAAATGCCTTGGAAATCTCAGCTACCATGGCTACTGCTCGAGCCGGATCTGGTGAGGGAGATGTTGTTGGTGTTGCTGCTGTTGTGGCTCTTGATGATGCTAAAGAGGCTCTTCAGAGCAAGCATTTGGCGTATGACAAGGCAGGGGATCAACATTACAATCTCATAAGCGCGCTGCACAAGTCTATGCGAGGAGGAGATGCTAACGCTGCAATCTACTGGCTAGCTAGAATGCTTGAAGGTGGCGAAGAGCCGCTTTACATTGCGAGGAGGCTTATAAGGTTTGCAAGCGAGGACGTTGGGCTTGCCGATCCTTCAGCTCTTACTCAGGCGGTTGCTTGCTATCAAGCTTCGCATTTCTTGGGTATGCCTGAGTGCAATGTGATTCTTGCTCAGTGCGCTGCTTACTTGGCGCTGGCTCCTAAATCAATTGCTGTTTACAGAGCAATAGAAACAGCAAGGAAGGTGGTGAAGGACTCGGTTGGTCATAATGAAGGGGTGCCTCTACACCTGAGGAACGCGCCGACTAAGTTAATGAAGGAACTTGGGTATGGGAAAGAGTATATATATCCTCCTGATGACCCTTCTTCTGCAGCAGCTCAGACATATCTACCTTCGTCTCTTCTGCATTATAAGTTCCTGGATTGGCCCGAAGGTGCTTCAGGTGATGGCCAAGAGCAAGAATAA
- the LOC106306122 gene encoding glucose-6-phosphate 1-dehydrogenase 3, chloroplastic — MSSFSTSLSSRTSSSSPFLSNHSSLINSDPSRRSLSFPQGINLDDLCVRSKRKLVQSSVAVGDGAVITKSSSPELKGGPLSIPSQEAEDKLVIESNGGKEHSTVSITVVGASGDLAKKKIFPALFALYYEGCLPEHFTIYGYARSKMTDAELRDMVSKTLTCRIDKRENCGEKMEEFLKRCFYHTGQYDSQEHFVALDKKLKEHEGGRLSNRLFYLSIPPNIFVDAVKCASSSASSSSGWTRVIVEKPFGRDSKTSAALTKSLKQYLEEDQIFRIDHYLGKELVENLSVLRFSNLIFEPLWSRQYIQNVQFIFSEDFGTEGRGGYFDHYGIIRDIMQNHLLQILALFAMETPVSLDAEDIRNEKVKVLRSMRPIQLEDVVIGQYKSTTKGGVTYPGYTDDKTVPKDSLTPTFAAAALFIDNARWDGVPFLMKAGKALHTRSAEIRVQFRHVPGNLYNRNSGGTNLDRTTNELVIRVQPDEGIYLKINNKVPGLGMRLDQSHLNLLYSARYSKEIPDAYERLLLDAIEGERRLFIRSDELDAAWALFTPLLKEIEEKKTIPEFYPHGSRGPVGAHYLAAKHNVQWGDLSLDQ; from the exons ATGTCATCGTTTTCAACGTCTCTCTCCTCCCGCACCTCCTCCTCGTCCCCTTTCTTATCAAATCATTCTTCCCTCATCAACAGCGACCCATCACGACGCTCACTCTCATTCCCTCAGGGGATAAACCTAGATGACCTCTGTGTTAGATCTAAGAGGAAGCTCGTCCAGAGCTCTGTTGCAGTGGGAGATG GCGCAGTTATCACCAAGTCAAGCTCGCCTGAGTTAAAAGGCGGACCTTTATCGATTCCGTCACAAGAAGCAGAAGACAAGCTTGTGATAGAGTCTAACGGCGGCAAAGAGCATTCGACGGTTAGTATCACCGTGGTGGGAGCTTCTGGTGATCTTGCCAAGAAGAAGATATTCCCAGCTCTCTTCGCACTCTACTATGAAGGCTGTCTTCCTGAG CATTTTACGATATACGGGTATGCAAGGAGTAAGATGACAGATGCTGAACTTAGAGACATGGTCAGCAAAACACTGACTTGTAGAATTGATAAGAG GGAAAACTGCGGCGAGAAGATGGAAGAGTTTCTCAAGAGATGTTTTTACCATACGGGTCAGTATGATTCTCAAGAACATTTTGTTGCATTGGACAAGAAGCTCAAGGAGCATGAG GGTGGAAGACTCTCGAACCGCCTTTTCTATCTTTCAATCCCTCCAAATATCTTTGTCGACGCTGTGAAGTGTGCAAGCTCTTCTGCTTCATCTTCCAGTGGATGGACTAGGGTCATTGTCGAGAAACCTTTTGGCCGAGATTCCAAAACCTCCGCTGCTTTAACAAAGTCCCTTAAGCAGTACCTTGAGGAAGACCAAATATTTAG GATAGACCATTACTTAGGAAAGGAACTAGTTGAGAACTTGTCCGTTCTTCGATTCTCAAATCTCATATTTGAACCGTTATGGTCAAGGCAGTACATACAGAACGTGCAGTTCATATTCTCTGAAGATTTCGGCACTGAAGGACGTGGAGG GTACTTTGATCATTACGGAATAATAAGAGATATAATGCAGAATCATCTGCTTCAGATATTAGCTCTTTTCGCCATGGAAACACCTGTTAGTTTGGATGCAGAGGATATCAGAAATGAAAAGGTAAAGGTTCTACGTTCAATGAGGCCAATACAACTTGAAGATGTGGTGATAGGACAGTACAAGAGCACCACCAAAGGAGGAGTCACTTATCCAGGCTATACTGATGATAAAACTGTCCCAAAAGATAGCCTGACACCGACGTTTGCAGCTGCTGCACTCTTCATCGACAATGCTAGATGGGACGGTGTTCCTTTTCTGATGAAAGCTGGGAAAGCACTACACACCCGGAG TGCGGAGATAAGAGTGCAGTTCAGGCATGTGCCTGGAAATTTATATAACCGGAACTCTGGTGGTACTAATCTTGACCGGACCACAAATGAGCTTGTCATCCGTGTCCAACCAGATGAAGGCATCTATTTGAAAATCAACAACAAGGTCCCTGGTTTAGGAATGAGATTAGATCAGAGTCACTTGAATCTTCTCTATTCAGCAAG GTATTCAAAGGAGATCCCAGATGCATATGAGAGGCTGTTGCTGGATGCAATCGAAGGGGAACGAAGGTTGTTCATAAGAAGCGATGAACTTGACGCTGCTTGGGCGCTTTTCACTCCACTGCTCAAAGAGATTGAAGAAAAGAAGACAATACCAGAGTTCTATCCTCACGGCAGTCGTGGTCCAGTTGGTGCTCATTATTTAGCTGCAAAACATAATGTCCAATGGGGAGACCTTAGTCTCGACCAGTGA